The Juglans microcarpa x Juglans regia isolate MS1-56 chromosome 8S, Jm3101_v1.0, whole genome shotgun sequence genome has a window encoding:
- the LOC121244138 gene encoding probable carbohydrate esterase At4g34215: MFLSIIFFVLVTHVGSVKPGELKPKNIFLLAGQSNMAGRGGIYNDTKTNLLKWDGKVPPQCTPTPNILTLSLNKTWEIAREPLHKEIDNLKTCGVGPGMPFSNQILAKRPNFGVIGLVPCAVGGTKIERWQKGTNLYNQLVDRARAARQSSGGNIRALLWYQGESDCDERDSRLYKGRLEKFFNNVRHDLDSPELPILMIVVSTGEGKFLRSVRDAQLNINLKNVVRVDSMGSTYLVGDLHLDTKSAVRIGQKLADNFLYNFLH; this comes from the exons ATGTTTCTTTCCATCATCTTCTTCGTACTTGTTACTCATGTTGGGTCTGTTAAGCCTGGAGAGCTCAAACCCAAAAACATATTCCTATTAGCAGGACAAAGCAACATGGCTGGACGTGGAGGCATTTACAATGACACCAAAACCAACTTGCTCAAATGGGATGGAAAGGTTCCTCCACAATGCACTCCCACTCCCAACATCCTCACACTATCTTTAAACAAGACTTGGGAGATAGCTCGTGAACCTCTTCATAAGGAAATTGATAATTTGAAGACCTGCGGGGTGGGACCAGGCATGCCCTTTTCCAACCAAATATTGGCAAAACGTCCAAACTTTGGAGTGATTGGTCTGGTCCCTTGCGCAGTAGGAGGAACAAAGATAGAAAGGTGGCAAAAGGGTACAAATCTATACAATCAATTGGTAGATAGAGCAAGAGCTGCAAGGCAAAGTTCTGGTGGCAATATTCGTGCACTGCTTTGGTATCAGGGAGAGAGTGATTGTGATGAGCGGGACTCTAGGCTCTATAAGGGAAGGTTGGAGAAGTTTTTCAATAATGTTCGACATGATCTTGACTCTCCTGAACTCCCCATTCTTATG ATTGTAGTTTCTACTGGAGAAGGAAAGTTCCTAAGATCTGTAAGAGATGCTCAGCTGAATATAAACCTGAAGAATGTCGTGCGCGTTGATTCCATGGGATCAACCTATTTAGTAGGTGACTTGCATTTGGATACAAAGTCTGCTGTTCGCATTGGCCAGAAGCTAGCTGATAATTTTCTATACAACTTTTTACACTAG